The Nycticebus coucang isolate mNycCou1 chromosome 2, mNycCou1.pri, whole genome shotgun sequence genome includes a window with the following:
- the PGAP4 gene encoding post-GPI attachment to proteins factor 4 translates to MSTSTSPAAMLLRRLRRLSWGSTAVQLFILTVVTFGLLAPLACHRLLHSYFYLRHWHLNQMSQEFLQQSLKEGEAALHYFEELPSANGSVPIVWQATPRPWLVITIITVDRQPGFHYVLQVVSQFHRLLQQCGPQCEGHQLFLCNVERSVSHFDAKLLSKYVPVANRYEGTEDDYGDDPSTNSFEKEKQDYVYCLESSLQTYNPDYVLMVEDDAVPEEQIFPVLEHLLRARFSEPHLRDALYLKLYHPERLQHYINPEPMRILEWVGVGMLLGPLLTWIYMRFASRPGFSWSVMLFFSLYSMGLVELVGRHYFLELRRLSPSLYSVVPASECCTPAMLFPAPAARRALTYLSQVYCHKGFGKDMALYSLLRAKGERAYVVEPNLVKHIGLFSSLRYNFHPSLL, encoded by the coding sequence ATGAGCACTTCAACCTCTCCAGCTGCCATGCTCCTCCGGAGGCTCAGACGACTCTCCTGGGGCAGCACTGCTGTTCAGCTCTTCATCCTAACGGTGGTGACATTTGGCCTGCTGGCACCCTTGGCCTGTCACCGGCTTTTGCACTCTTACTTCTATCTGCGCCATTGGCATCTGAACCAAATGAGCCAAGAGTTCCTGCAGCAAAGCCTGAAGGAGGGCGAGGCTGCGCTCCACTACTTTGAGGAGCTGCCCTCTGCCAACGGCTCAGTGCCCATTGTCTGGCAGGCCACCCCCCGGCCTTGGCTGGTGATCACCATCATCACTGTGGACAGGCAACCCGGCTTCCACTATGTCTTGCAGGTGGTGTCTCAGTTCCACCGGCTTCTTCAGCAGTGCGGCCCCCAGTGTGAGGGCCACCAGCTCTTCCTGTGCAACGTGGAGCGGAGTGTGAGCCATTTTGATGCCAAGCTGCTCTCCAAATATGTCCCCGTGGCCAACCGCTACGAGGGCACTGAGGATGATTATGGCGATGACCCCTCGACCAACTCTTTTGAGAAAGAGAAGCAGGACTATGTCTATTGCCTGGAGTCATCCCTGCAGACCTACAACCCGGACTATGTCCTGATGGTGGAGGACGATGCCGTTCCAGAAGAGCAGATCTTCCCAGTCCTGGAGCACCTCCTGCGGGCTCGCTTCTCTGAGCCACACCTCCGAGATGCCCTTTATCTAAAGCTCTATCACCCCGAGAGGCTCCAGCACTACATCAACCCGGAGCCCATGCGCATCCTGGAGTGGGTCGGTGTGGGCATGCTGCTGGGGCCCTTACTCACCTGGATCTACATGAGGTTCGCGAGCCGCCCAGGGTTTAGCTGGTCCGTCATGCTCTTCTTCTCCCTGTACAGCATGGGCCTGGTGGAGCTGGTGGGTCGGCACTATTTCCTAGAACTGCGGCGGCTGAGTCCTTCTCTGTACAGTGTGGTACCGGCCTCTGAGTGCTGCACACCAGCCATGCTCTTCCCTGCCCCTGCGGCCCGCCGAGCTCTCACCTACCTGTCCCAGGTGTACTGCCACAAAGGCTTTGGCAAGGACATGGCGCTGTACTCACTGCTGAGGGCCAAGGGAGAGCGGGCCTACGTGGTGGAGCCCAACCTCGTGAAACACATTGGGCTCTTCTCCAGCCTCCGGTACAACTTTCATCCCAGTCTACTCTAG